A portion of the Enterobacter sp. SA187 genome contains these proteins:
- the fepG gene encoding iron-enterobactin ABC transporter permease — MNAPSRRLILSCLLLAIACLLVALWSLQSGAVPLTFSQVFAALTGDAPRGIMLVVNEWRLPRVVIALLTGAALGISGAIFQSLMRNPLGSPDVMGFNTGAWSGVLIAMVFFGQHLTAIALAAMAGGILTSLVVWLLAWRNGIETFRLIIIGIGVRAMLVAFNTWLLLQASLETAFTAGLWNAGSLNGLTWAKTLPAAPVLLVMFVCAALLVRRMRLLEMGDDSACALGVSVERSRLLMMLVAVVLTAASTALTGPISFIALVAPHIARRISGTARWGLTQAALCGALLLLAADLCAQRLFVPYQLPVGVVTVSLGGIYLIALLIKESRKR; from the coding sequence GTGAACGCCCCTTCCCGTCGTCTGATTTTGAGCTGTCTGCTGCTGGCGATCGCCTGTCTGCTGGTGGCGCTATGGAGTCTGCAAAGCGGCGCGGTGCCGCTGACGTTTTCTCAGGTATTTGCCGCCCTCACCGGCGATGCGCCGCGCGGTATTATGCTGGTGGTCAATGAGTGGCGTCTGCCACGTGTCGTCATCGCCCTGCTGACCGGCGCGGCGCTGGGGATCAGCGGGGCCATTTTCCAGTCGCTGATGCGTAACCCGCTCGGCAGCCCGGACGTGATGGGCTTTAACACCGGGGCATGGAGCGGCGTGCTGATCGCCATGGTATTTTTCGGCCAGCATCTGACGGCCATTGCGCTGGCGGCGATGGCGGGCGGTATTCTCACCTCGCTGGTGGTCTGGCTGCTGGCGTGGCGCAACGGCATTGAAACCTTCCGGCTGATTATTATCGGCATCGGCGTGCGCGCCATGCTGGTGGCCTTCAATACCTGGCTGCTGTTGCAGGCGTCCCTTGAGACGGCCTTTACCGCCGGGCTGTGGAACGCCGGATCGCTCAATGGCCTGACGTGGGCGAAAACCCTGCCCGCCGCGCCGGTACTGCTGGTGATGTTTGTCTGCGCCGCGCTGCTGGTACGCCGTATGCGGCTACTGGAAATGGGCGATGACAGCGCCTGTGCGCTGGGGGTCAGCGTTGAGCGTTCCCGCCTGCTGATGATGCTGGTGGCGGTGGTGCTGACCGCCGCCTCCACCGCCCTGACCGGCCCGATCTCTTTTATTGCGCTGGTCGCCCCGCACATCGCGCGGCGTATCAGCGGCACCGCGCGCTGGGGGCTGACCCAGGCGGCACTGTGCGGCGCATTGCTGTTGCTGGCCGCCGATCTCTGCGCCCAGCGGCTGTTTGTACCCTATCAACTTCCGGTCGGCGTGGTGACCGTGAGCCTGGGCGGGATTTATCTCATCGCCCTGTTAATTAAGGAGTCCCGCAAAAGATGA
- the fepC gene encoding iron-enterobactin ABC transporter ATP-binding protein, with product MTFSDARLRGEALTLGYGKKIVAENLNVTLPDGHFTAIIGPNGCGKSTLLRTLSRLMTPAQGHVYLDGEQIQRFNSKEVARRIGLLAQNATTPGDITVQELVVRGRYPHQPLFTRWRAEDDAAVQRAMEATGVTALAGQSVDTLSGGQRQRAWIAMVLAQETAIMLLDEPTTWLDISYQIDVLELLSELNREQGYTLAAVLHDLNQACRYATHLIALRDGKIVAQGAPKEIVTADLIEKIYGMRCVIIEDPVAHTPLVVPLGRGLR from the coding sequence ATGACTTTCTCAGATGCCCGTTTGCGCGGCGAGGCCTTAACCCTCGGCTATGGCAAAAAAATCGTTGCCGAAAACCTGAACGTCACTCTGCCCGACGGGCATTTCACCGCCATTATCGGCCCCAACGGCTGCGGAAAATCGACGCTGCTGCGCACCTTAAGCCGCCTGATGACCCCGGCGCAGGGGCATGTTTATCTCGACGGCGAGCAGATCCAGCGTTTCAACAGTAAAGAGGTGGCCCGCCGCATTGGACTACTGGCGCAGAACGCCACCACGCCGGGGGATATTACGGTTCAGGAGCTGGTGGTGCGCGGGCGCTATCCGCATCAGCCGCTGTTTACCCGCTGGCGGGCAGAGGATGACGCGGCGGTGCAACGAGCGATGGAGGCCACCGGCGTTACGGCGCTGGCCGGGCAGAGCGTGGACACGCTTTCCGGCGGGCAGCGTCAGCGGGCGTGGATCGCTATGGTGCTGGCGCAGGAAACGGCGATCATGCTGCTGGATGAGCCGACCACCTGGCTGGACATCAGCTATCAGATTGACGTGCTGGAGCTGTTAAGCGAGCTGAACCGCGAGCAGGGCTATACGCTGGCCGCCGTGCTGCACGATCTCAATCAGGCCTGTCGCTATGCCACGCATCTGATTGCGCTGCGGGACGGGAAGATTGTGGCGCAGGGCGCGCCGAAAGAGATTGTGACGGCGGATCTGATCGAGAAAATTTACGGGATGCGTTGCGTGATTATTGAGGATCCGGTGGCCCATACGCCGCTGGTGGTGCCGCTCGGGCGCGGGCTACGGTAG
- the wzz(fepE) gene encoding LPS O-antigen length regulator Wzz(fepE) translates to MSSTNIKQDRDVEFSNYPLETHRNNEIDLLALLDVLWCAKKQIIGIALAFAVIGALVATFMMPQRWTSQAIITPAEELQWNELQQTLMQLRVLDIEVPISQPDVFNRFIKAFNSRALMQEYFMSSPEVMGQLKDADIDPQQLQRAVVALSDNMKAADNAKGKSDPELPYVSWNLSFTAPTAKDAQAVLQGYINYVAALVTKETLDSIRNTVALKTHFEKEKLMLDRVRLTNQRDIKIQRLNYSLEVANAAGIKRPVYSNGQVVNDDPDFSIALGADGIQEKLKIEKSLRDISDLNAELRNREFHLAELEKVSVKNVDFEPFKYQLAPSYPVKKDGPGKALIVVLAAIIGGMVACGFVLLRNAMVTRTLTPELTLEPSH, encoded by the coding sequence ATGTCCTCAACGAATATTAAGCAAGACAGGGATGTGGAGTTCAGTAATTATCCGCTTGAAACCCATCGTAATAATGAAATTGATCTGCTGGCGCTGCTCGACGTTTTATGGTGCGCAAAGAAACAAATCATCGGGATCGCGCTTGCCTTTGCTGTTATTGGAGCATTGGTGGCAACCTTCATGATGCCTCAGAGATGGACCAGTCAGGCCATTATTACTCCCGCAGAAGAGCTGCAATGGAATGAGTTGCAACAGACGCTGATGCAGCTACGCGTACTGGATATTGAGGTGCCGATTTCTCAACCTGATGTTTTCAATCGCTTTATCAAAGCCTTTAACTCCCGTGCGCTGATGCAGGAATATTTCATGTCGTCGCCGGAGGTAATGGGACAACTGAAAGACGCTGATATTGATCCTCAGCAATTGCAGCGGGCGGTGGTTGCCCTTTCGGACAATATGAAAGCCGCCGACAATGCAAAAGGAAAAAGCGATCCTGAACTGCCGTATGTGTCATGGAATTTAAGCTTTACCGCGCCAACGGCGAAAGATGCGCAGGCGGTGTTACAGGGATACATTAATTATGTAGCGGCGCTGGTGACAAAAGAAACGCTCGACAGCATCCGTAATACGGTGGCGCTGAAAACGCATTTTGAAAAAGAAAAATTAATGCTTGATCGCGTCAGATTAACCAACCAGCGTGATATTAAGATCCAGCGTCTTAACTATTCGCTGGAAGTGGCGAACGCGGCGGGAATTAAACGTCCGGTTTACAGCAATGGTCAGGTGGTGAATGACGATCCGGATTTCTCCATTGCGCTGGGCGCGGATGGGATCCAGGAGAAATTAAAAATCGAGAAATCGCTGCGCGATATTTCCGATCTGAACGCTGAACTGCGTAACCGCGAGTTTCATCTGGCCGAACTGGAAAAAGTCAGCGTGAAAAACGTCGATTTCGAACCCTTCAAATACCAGCTGGCGCCGTCCTATCCGGTGAAAAAAGACGGTCCGGGCAAGGCGCTGATCGTGGTGCTGGCGGCAATCATCGGCGGCATGGTGGCCTGTGGCTTTGTGTTACTGCGTAACGCGATGGTGACCCGCACGCTGACGCCGGAACTGACGCTGGAACCTTCTCACTAA
- the entF gene encoding enterobactin non-ribosomal peptide synthetase EntF, with protein sequence MSARLPLVAAQPGIWMAEKLSTLTNAWSVAHYVDITSSALDAPLLCEAIATGMTQADTLRMRFVEDNGEVFQYVDEALTLAAPSIIDVRDAACPHSAALAQMQADLDQNLRVDSGKPLVHHALFRIGEDRWYWYQRYHHLLVDGFSFPAITRQIAAIYRAWRSGAPTPPSPFTPFAEVVDEYQRYRDSEAYARDGAFWGEVKRTLPPPVSLSGTPLPGRAATTDILRLKQTLDRQAFSRLAASAPGCQRADLALALVALWLGRLCGRLEYAAGFIFMRRMGSAALTATGPVLNVLPLAVNIDAQATLPELAQKLAASLKKMRRHQRYDAEQIVRDAGRAAGDEPLFGPVLNVKMFDYQLELDGVAGSTHTLATGPVNDLEIALIPDEEGGLSIEVLANRQRYDESTLNAHAARLDALLRQFAGTPDLRCGDAQLISPDELEQIARINDTTRTLPETTLSQLVAAQVLKTPHAPALADARWQFSYCEMRQQVIALAQLLREQGVQPGDSVAVALPRSVFLTLALHAIVEAGAAWLPLDTGYPDDRLRMMLEDARPRLLITAPDQQGRFADLPHLNTLCYTAPLPVSDAPGLDLSRPEHTAYIIFTSGSTGRPKGVMVGQTAIVNRLLWMQAAYPLSADDVVAQKTPCSFDVSVWEFFWPFIAGAKLVMAEPDAHRDPQALQHFFAQWGVTTTHFVPSMLAAFVAALTPETARASCRTLKQVFCSGEALPADLCREWEQLTGAPLHNLYGPTEAAVDVSWYPAHGEALAAVSGNSVPIGFPVWNTGLRILDAMMQPVPPGVAGDLYLTGIQLAQGYLGRADLTASRFIADPFAPGERMYRTGDVARWLDNGAVEYLGRSDDQLKIRGQRIELGEIDRVMQSLPDVAQAVAHACVLNQAATGGGDARQLVGYLVSESGLPLDREALREQLSARLPPHMVPVVLVQVADLPLSANGKLDRKALPVPELTAKAHGRAPQSASEIRVAQAFSQLLGCEVNDAEADFFALGGHSLLAMRLAALLSRECGRQVTPGQIMVASTVTALAALLDADNDEQAQRLGYETILPLRESDGPTLFCFHPASGFAWQFSVLSRYLPPRWSITGIQSPRPDGPMATAATLDEVCEHHLATLLERQPHGPYYLFGYSLGGTLAQGIAARLRQRGEAVAFLGLLDTWPPETQNWAEKEANGLDPEVLAEIDREREAFLAAQQGSGSAALFNAIEGNYGDAVRLLTSARSLPFDGKATLFVAEHTRPSGMDPARAWSPWVRELECYPQPCAHVDIISPRAFESIGPIMQKLLQ encoded by the coding sequence ATGTCCGCTCGACTCCCCTTAGTTGCCGCTCAGCCCGGGATCTGGATGGCTGAAAAACTCTCCACGCTGACCAACGCCTGGAGCGTGGCGCATTACGTGGACATTACCAGCTCCGCGCTGGATGCCCCGCTGCTTTGCGAGGCGATTGCCACCGGCATGACGCAGGCCGATACCCTGCGTATGCGCTTTGTGGAAGATAACGGCGAGGTGTTCCAGTATGTTGATGAGGCGCTGACCCTTGCCGCGCCGTCCATTATTGATGTGCGTGATGCCGCCTGTCCCCACAGCGCCGCGCTGGCGCAGATGCAGGCGGATCTGGATCAAAACCTGCGCGTCGACAGCGGAAAACCGCTGGTGCATCACGCGCTGTTCCGCATCGGTGAGGATCGCTGGTACTGGTATCAGCGTTATCACCATTTGCTGGTGGATGGCTTCAGTTTTCCGGCGATAACCCGGCAGATCGCTGCCATTTACCGCGCCTGGCGCAGCGGAGCGCCGACGCCGCCATCGCCCTTTACCCCCTTTGCGGAAGTGGTGGACGAGTACCAGCGCTACCGCGACAGCGAGGCGTATGCCCGTGACGGCGCATTCTGGGGCGAGGTGAAGCGCACGCTGCCGCCGCCGGTATCCCTGTCCGGCACGCCGCTGCCGGGTCGCGCCGCAACCACGGACATTCTGCGCCTGAAACAGACCCTGGATCGCCAGGCCTTCTCGCGGCTTGCCGCCAGCGCGCCGGGCTGCCAGCGGGCCGATCTGGCGCTGGCGCTAGTGGCGCTGTGGTTAGGAAGGCTGTGTGGACGACTGGAGTATGCCGCGGGCTTTATTTTTATGCGCCGTATGGGGTCTGCGGCGCTGACCGCCACCGGCCCGGTGCTGAACGTGCTGCCGCTGGCGGTGAATATTGATGCGCAGGCCACGCTGCCGGAGCTTGCGCAAAAACTCGCCGCCAGCCTGAAAAAAATGCGCCGCCATCAGCGGTACGACGCCGAGCAGATCGTACGCGACGCCGGACGCGCGGCGGGGGATGAGCCGCTGTTCGGCCCGGTGTTGAACGTCAAAATGTTTGATTATCAGCTGGAACTGGACGGCGTGGCGGGCAGCACTCATACGCTGGCGACCGGGCCGGTGAACGATCTGGAAATCGCCCTGATCCCGGACGAGGAGGGCGGTCTGAGTATTGAGGTGCTGGCGAACCGTCAGCGCTACGACGAAAGCACGCTTAACGCGCATGCCGCGCGGCTGGACGCGCTGTTGCGCCAGTTTGCCGGCACGCCGGATCTGCGCTGCGGCGATGCGCAGCTCATATCGCCCGACGAGCTTGAGCAGATCGCGCGCATTAACGATACCACCAGAACGCTGCCGGAAACCACCCTCAGCCAGCTGGTGGCGGCGCAGGTGCTGAAAACGCCGCATGCTCCCGCGCTGGCAGACGCCCGCTGGCAATTCAGTTATTGTGAAATGCGCCAGCAGGTGATTGCGCTGGCGCAACTATTGCGCGAGCAGGGCGTACAGCCCGGCGACAGCGTGGCGGTGGCGCTGCCGCGCTCGGTATTCCTGACGCTGGCGCTGCATGCCATCGTTGAAGCGGGGGCCGCCTGGCTGCCGCTGGATACCGGCTATCCTGACGATCGTCTGCGCATGATGCTGGAAGATGCCCGTCCGCGGCTGCTGATCACCGCCCCGGATCAGCAGGGGCGCTTTGCGGATCTGCCGCATCTCAACACCCTGTGTTACACCGCGCCGCTGCCGGTGAGCGACGCGCCGGGGCTTGATCTCTCGCGTCCTGAACACACGGCGTACATTATTTTCACCTCCGGCTCCACCGGTCGCCCGAAAGGGGTGATGGTCGGGCAGACGGCAATCGTCAACCGTTTGCTGTGGATGCAGGCGGCTTATCCACTGAGCGCCGATGACGTGGTGGCGCAAAAAACGCCGTGCAGTTTTGACGTCTCGGTATGGGAATTCTTCTGGCCGTTTATCGCCGGGGCGAAACTGGTGATGGCCGAGCCGGACGCCCACCGCGATCCGCAGGCGCTACAACACTTCTTCGCGCAGTGGGGCGTGACCACCACTCACTTTGTGCCCTCAATGCTGGCGGCCTTTGTCGCCGCGCTGACGCCGGAAACGGCCCGCGCAAGCTGCCGCACGCTGAAACAGGTGTTCTGTAGCGGCGAAGCCTTACCGGCAGATCTGTGTCGGGAATGGGAGCAACTGACCGGCGCGCCGCTACATAACCTGTACGGTCCGACGGAAGCGGCGGTGGATGTCAGCTGGTATCCGGCCCACGGCGAGGCGCTGGCGGCCGTCAGCGGCAACAGCGTGCCCATCGGCTTCCCGGTGTGGAATACCGGCCTGCGCATTCTCGACGCCATGATGCAGCCGGTGCCGCCCGGCGTGGCGGGGGATCTCTATCTCACCGGCATTCAGCTGGCGCAGGGCTATCTGGGCCGCGCCGATCTCACCGCCAGCCGCTTTATTGCCGATCCCTTTGCGCCGGGCGAGCGCATGTACCGCACCGGGGATGTGGCGCGCTGGCTGGACAACGGCGCGGTGGAATACCTCGGACGCAGCGACGATCAGCTGAAAATTCGCGGCCAGCGTATTGAGCTTGGCGAAATCGATCGCGTGATGCAGAGCCTGCCGGACGTGGCGCAGGCAGTGGCCCACGCCTGCGTGCTCAATCAGGCTGCAACCGGCGGCGGGGACGCGCGGCAACTGGTGGGCTACCTGGTTTCCGAATCGGGCCTGCCGCTGGATCGCGAGGCGCTGCGTGAGCAGCTCAGCGCGCGTCTGCCGCCGCATATGGTGCCGGTAGTGCTGGTGCAGGTGGCGGATCTGCCGCTGAGCGCCAACGGCAAACTGGATCGCAAAGCGCTGCCGGTGCCGGAACTGACCGCCAAAGCACACGGACGCGCGCCGCAGTCGGCCAGTGAGATCCGCGTGGCGCAGGCGTTCAGCCAGCTGCTGGGCTGTGAGGTGAATGACGCGGAGGCGGATTTCTTCGCCCTCGGCGGGCATTCGCTGCTGGCGATGCGGTTGGCAGCGCTGCTCAGCCGGGAGTGTGGGCGTCAGGTGACGCCGGGGCAGATCATGGTGGCCTCGACGGTCACCGCGCTGGCGGCGCTGCTTGACGCCGATAACGACGAACAGGCGCAGCGTCTGGGGTATGAGACGATTTTGCCGCTGCGTGAAAGCGACGGGCCAACGCTGTTCTGCTTCCATCCGGCGTCGGGCTTTGCCTGGCAGTTCAGCGTGCTGTCGCGCTATCTGCCTCCGCGCTGGTCGATCACCGGTATTCAGTCGCCGCGCCCGGATGGTCCGATGGCGACCGCCGCCACTCTGGATGAGGTGTGTGAGCATCATCTGGCCACGCTGCTGGAGCGTCAGCCGCACGGCCCGTACTATCTGTTCGGCTATTCCCTCGGCGGTACGCTGGCGCAGGGCATTGCCGCCCGCTTACGCCAGCGTGGCGAGGCGGTGGCGTTTCTGGGACTGCTGGACACCTGGCCGCCGGAGACGCAAAACTGGGCGGAAAAAGAGGCCAACGGGCTGGATCCGGAAGTGCTGGCGGAAATCGACCGCGAGCGGGAGGCGTTTCTGGCCGCGCAGCAGGGGAGCGGGTCGGCGGCGCTGTTCAACGCTATTGAAGGCAACTACGGTGACGCGGTGCGCCTGCTCACCAGCGCGCGCAGCCTGCCGTTTGACGGCAAAGCGACGCTGTTTGTAGCCGAACATACGCGGCCATCAGGGATGGATCCCGCCCGCGCCTGGTCGCCCTGGGTACGCGAGCTGGAGTGTTATCCGCAGCCCTGCGCCCACGTCGATATTATCTCTCCCCGCGCCTTTGAATCTATCGGGCCGATAATGCAGAAATTGTTGCAGTGA
- a CDS encoding MbtH family protein, which translates to MEFSNPFDNAQGHFYILQNAQQQYSLWPQQCALPEGWQVICEPQPQDACNAWLTTHWQTLTPAHHAR; encoded by the coding sequence ATGGAATTCAGTAATCCCTTCGATAACGCACAGGGACACTTTTATATTCTGCAAAATGCGCAGCAGCAATACAGCCTGTGGCCGCAGCAGTGCGCGCTGCCGGAGGGCTGGCAGGTGATCTGCGAGCCGCAACCGCAGGACGCGTGCAACGCCTGGCTGACCACCCACTGGCAGACCCTAACCCCTGCGCATCACGCGCGCTGA
- the fes gene encoding enterochelin esterase, translated as MTTQVTGSDAWWSTKHGPEWRRESEEAYQVTFWWRDPAGTEATSPVRHVWIYITGVTDHHQQSAPQSLRRLAGTDVWCWQTTLPARWRGSYCFIPSENDSDFSAAVFAGQTPDRAALREGWRTLLPKAIADPLNKDSWRGGRGHGVSALEMPQAPLQPGWDRPDTPFTPPECIHWHSAMLNNRRRVWIYTTGAVSSDTPLAILLDGQFWAESMPVWPALAALTGDGQLPPAVYVLIDVIDNAHRSRELPCNADFWQAVQQELLPLIHARTPFSADPARTLVAGQSFGGLAALYAGLHWPQRFGCILSQSGSYWWPHRGAQQDGELIEQLRRGDVNARGLRIVLEAGKREPLIWRANQTLLNLLQYTPQTLLWREVDGGHDALCWRGGLTSGLIALWQSLSPATP; from the coding sequence GTGACAACGCAAGTAACGGGCAGTGACGCCTGGTGGAGTACAAAGCACGGGCCGGAATGGCGTCGCGAAAGCGAAGAGGCGTATCAGGTCACCTTCTGGTGGCGCGATCCGGCAGGCACCGAAGCCACCTCGCCGGTGCGCCACGTCTGGATCTATATCACCGGCGTTACCGACCATCATCAGCAGTCCGCGCCGCAATCCCTGCGCCGCCTCGCCGGAACCGATGTTTGGTGCTGGCAAACGACGCTGCCCGCCCGCTGGCGGGGGAGCTACTGTTTTATCCCCAGTGAAAACGACAGCGATTTTTCCGCCGCGGTGTTTGCAGGCCAGACGCCGGATCGCGCCGCGCTGCGCGAAGGCTGGCGCACGTTGCTGCCAAAGGCGATCGCCGATCCGCTGAATAAGGATTCCTGGCGCGGCGGGCGCGGCCATGGGGTTTCCGCGCTGGAAATGCCGCAGGCCCCGCTACAGCCGGGCTGGGATCGCCCCGACACGCCATTTACGCCGCCGGAATGTATTCACTGGCACAGCGCGATGCTGAACAACCGCCGCCGGGTGTGGATCTACACCACAGGGGCGGTCAGCAGTGACACGCCGCTGGCTATTCTGCTCGACGGGCAGTTCTGGGCGGAAAGTATGCCCGTCTGGCCCGCGCTGGCGGCGCTCACCGGCGACGGCCAGCTTCCGCCCGCCGTCTATGTGCTGATCGACGTGATTGATAACGCTCACCGCAGCCGCGAACTGCCCTGTAATGCCGATTTCTGGCAGGCCGTGCAGCAGGAACTACTGCCGCTGATCCACGCCCGCACGCCCTTCAGCGCTGATCCGGCACGCACGCTGGTGGCCGGGCAAAGTTTTGGCGGCCTGGCGGCGCTTTACGCCGGGCTGCACTGGCCGCAGCGCTTTGGCTGCATACTGAGCCAGTCGGGATCTTACTGGTGGCCGCACCGCGGCGCGCAGCAGGACGGCGAACTTATTGAACAGCTGCGTCGTGGCGATGTGAACGCCCGCGGACTGCGCATCGTGCTGGAAGCCGGTAAGCGCGAGCCGCTGATCTGGCGCGCTAATCAGACGTTATTAAACCTGTTGCAGTACACCCCGCAGACCTTGCTGTGGCGTGAAGTTGATGGCGGACACGATGCCCTTTGCTGGCGCGGCGGCCTGACGTCCGGGCTGATCGCCCTCTGGCAATCCCTGTCCCCCGCCACGCCATAA
- a CDS encoding TonB-dependent siderophore receptor, which yields MNNKFNTLAVLVHLGISGVALPVYAAETSDDDTIVVTAAQQNLQAPGVSTITADEIRKNPPARDVSEIIRTMPGVNLTGNATSGQRGNNRQIDIRGMGPENTLILIDGKPVTSRNSVRLGWRGERDTRGDTGWVPPEMIERIEVIRGPAAARYGNGAAGGVVNIITKPVSSDWHGSWNTYLNAPEHKDEGATKRTDFSLTGPLGGDFSFRLVGNLDKTQADAWDINKGHQSERTGIYSDTLAAGREGVENKNINGVLRWDFAPMNSLEFEAGYSRQNNLYAGDTQNTNNDNKTNGLVKKYYGKETNRLYRQNYAITWNGGWENGVTTSNWAQYEHTRNSRLGEGLAGGTEGLFNSEKFSDIDLADVTLHSEVNIPFEYLFNQNLTIGTEWNQQRMKDLASNTQALSGGAIPGYDSTGRSPYSSAEIFSLFAEDNMELTDSTMLTPALRFDHHTVVGNNWSPSLNLSQGLGEDFTLKMGIARAYKAPSLYQTNPNYILYSRGQGCYASPVGTGCYMQGNDDMKAENSINKEIGLEFKRDGWLAGVTWFRNDYRNKIEAGYVPVGQTQQGSLKTDIYQWDNVPKAVVEGLEGTLNVPVSDAVTWSNNLTYMLQSKNKETGERLSIIPQYTLNSTLSWQVREDVSLQSTFTWYGKQQPKKFNYKGERTTGSETNEVSPYSIVGLSGTWDVTKNVSLTGGVNNLFDKRHWRAGNAQTTGGTTGYMYGAGAETFNESGRTWFMGVNTHF from the coding sequence ATGAATAATAAATTTAATACCCTGGCCGTACTGGTTCATTTGGGTATCTCAGGGGTAGCACTGCCGGTGTATGCGGCAGAAACCAGCGACGACGACACCATTGTGGTAACCGCCGCGCAGCAAAACTTACAGGCGCCGGGCGTGTCCACCATCACCGCCGATGAGATCCGCAAAAACCCGCCCGCGCGCGACGTATCAGAAATCATCCGCACCATGCCGGGCGTCAACCTTACCGGTAATGCCACCAGTGGCCAGCGCGGTAATAACCGCCAGATCGATATTCGCGGCATGGGCCCGGAAAATACCCTGATCCTGATCGACGGCAAACCGGTGACCAGCCGTAACTCGGTGCGTCTGGGGTGGCGCGGCGAGCGTGATACCCGCGGCGATACCGGCTGGGTGCCGCCGGAGATGATCGAACGCATCGAAGTGATCCGCGGTCCGGCGGCGGCGCGTTACGGTAACGGCGCGGCGGGCGGCGTGGTGAACATCATCACCAAACCGGTAAGCAGCGACTGGCACGGTTCCTGGAACACCTACCTGAACGCGCCGGAGCATAAAGACGAAGGCGCGACCAAACGCACCGACTTCAGCCTCACCGGACCGCTGGGGGGCGATTTCAGCTTCCGCCTGGTGGGAAATCTGGATAAAACGCAGGCCGATGCCTGGGACATCAACAAAGGCCATCAGTCTGAACGCACCGGCATTTACAGCGACACTCTCGCCGCCGGACGCGAAGGGGTGGAAAACAAAAATATCAACGGTGTGCTGCGCTGGGACTTTGCGCCGATGAACTCGCTGGAGTTTGAGGCGGGCTACAGCCGCCAGAATAACCTCTACGCGGGGGACACGCAGAACACCAACAACGACAATAAAACCAATGGTCTGGTGAAAAAATACTACGGCAAAGAGACTAACCGTTTGTATCGCCAGAACTATGCCATCACCTGGAACGGCGGCTGGGAAAACGGCGTCACCACCAGCAACTGGGCGCAGTACGAGCACACGCGCAACTCCCGTCTGGGCGAAGGGCTGGCCGGCGGCACGGAAGGCCTGTTCAACAGCGAGAAGTTCAGCGATATCGATCTGGCTGACGTGACGCTGCACAGTGAAGTGAACATTCCCTTTGAGTATCTGTTCAACCAGAACCTGACAATTGGCACCGAATGGAACCAGCAGCGCATGAAGGATCTGGCGTCCAACACCCAGGCGCTGTCCGGCGGCGCGATCCCCGGCTACGACAGCACCGGCCGCAGCCCCTACTCCAGCGCGGAAATTTTCTCGCTGTTCGCCGAAGACAATATGGAGCTGACCGACAGCACCATGCTGACGCCGGCGCTGCGCTTTGATCATCACACGGTGGTCGGCAATAACTGGAGCCCGTCGCTGAACCTCTCCCAGGGCCTGGGCGAAGACTTCACCCTGAAAATGGGTATCGCCCGCGCCTATAAAGCGCCGAGCCTGTATCAGACCAACCCGAACTATATTCTGTATAGCCGTGGACAGGGCTGCTACGCCAGTCCGGTCGGCACCGGCTGCTATATGCAGGGTAACGACGACATGAAGGCCGAGAACAGCATCAACAAAGAGATCGGCCTCGAATTTAAACGCGACGGCTGGCTGGCGGGCGTGACCTGGTTCCGCAACGATTACCGCAACAAAATCGAGGCGGGTTATGTCCCGGTCGGCCAGACCCAACAGGGATCGCTGAAGACCGATATTTACCAGTGGGATAACGTGCCTAAAGCGGTGGTGGAAGGTCTGGAAGGGACGCTGAACGTGCCGGTGTCTGACGCCGTGACCTGGAGCAACAACCTCACGTATATGCTGCAAAGTAAGAATAAAGAGACCGGCGAGCGCCTGTCGATTATTCCGCAGTACACGCTCAACTCAACCCTGAGCTGGCAGGTGCGTGAAGATGTGTCGCTGCAATCCACCTTTACCTGGTACGGCAAGCAGCAGCCGAAGAAATTCAACTATAAGGGCGAGCGCACGACCGGCTCCGAAACCAACGAAGTCAGCCCGTACAGTATTGTCGGCCTGAGCGGGACCTGGGACGTGACCAAAAATGTCAGCCTGACCGGCGGGGTGAATAACCTGTTCGATAAACGTCACTGGCGCGCGGGCAATGCCCAGACCACCGGTGGTACTACGGGTTATATGTACGGCGCGGGCGCGGAAACCTTCAACGAGTCTGGCCGCACCTGGTTTATGGGCGTGAATACGCACTTCTGA